In Nymphaea colorata isolate Beijing-Zhang1983 chromosome 10, ASM883128v2, whole genome shotgun sequence, the genomic stretch TAGTTTTATTGACCATTGTTGTATTGTAACATACAACattggtttcaactttcaagaagCGAAGAAATAGTTAATGGGCTTAAATGAATGATCTAATGCTCTACGAACTTGGTTACGATTTGTGCAAGAGTTTCACTCACTATTAAGTATGTTTACCAAAGTTCCTTGCCTTTAGATGGTTACAGGTGGTAGTAGTGGTTTGTCCAGCACGCGAAAACACACCCATTATTCCTTTTGGTAAAAAATGTGCTTATGTGTCATAGTTATTTGTTTAAGGATAAATGAATGTTCATCCGTTTTCTCCTctcctttttgatattttcatttagATAATCATGTATCCTGTTTGCTTGTGTTGGTTTTCTCTGGTCAGTTAAAGAAACCAGCAATTTCAGTTGTTGATCATTCTGTTTCTGGTTTGCTAACATGATATTGCCCTTTGCTTATTCAACATAGCTGTTTCTGGTGGGGAGCATGTTGATGTGATAATTGGTGCAGCAGTAGCTGATGGACAGGTAACTCCTAAAGTTCAGTCATTGATTAAAATACTTCTGAAATACCAACACACAGAAGACTTCCGTGCTATCATATTTGTGGAGAGAGTTGTAGCTGCCTTGGTTCTTCCGAAGGTTGGTGGTTTCATTAGCTTTCTCTTGTTTGGCTTGAATGTAAAATTCTATTTGGGAGGGTGTTCTTCAGGCTACTTATtgtcttcttttgcttttcaaacaaGGGATCAGGTGTTTGCTGAACTTCCATCATTAAACTTCATCAAATGTGCAAGTTTGATTGGGCATAACAATAATCAGGAAATGCGCACGTGCCAAATGCAGGAGACAATTGCAAAATTTCGGGATGGTCGTGTATGCACATGCTTTCAGTTGCAACCTGAGATTTTTTATATTCAGTAACAAGGTCTAAAATGTTAGTTGAAGTAGGATCATGGGTTGTGATGGTTCAACTTGCAGGTTACTTTATTGGTGGCTACTAGTGTAGCAGAGGAAGGCCTGGACATTCGGCAGTGTAATGTTGTTATTCGTTTCGACCTTGCTAAAACAGTTTTAGCATATATACAATCTAGGGGTCGGGCAAGAAAACCTGGATCTGATTACATATTGATGCTGGAGAGGTATACGTTCATAATATTTGCTGTCAGTTTATGGACAAGCTTGTGAGctttatctattttttatttttcatataccTTAGTGGCACCCAATGCTGCTGATCTTGCTTGCAGACGTGGTGAGTTCAGatttcctaaaattttttaagttaAGATCACAGAAcatgtttatttgaaaattgaGAGCACTAATGAAAAATGTGCTTAtttatcttgtaaaatttcataaatggCATTGGATAcgattttttaaaatgtgtatGATGTCCAAAGCTCCATGGGTGATGGGAGCTTTCAGCTGTCAGCCTTCCATGGCCATTTGTGATAATGAACTAGCTTATCATGATTCATAAGATTTGCACGTAAGATTTTTGGAGTGTAATAAatggtttattttatttatcatCATTCCCATAAATATTGCCTAATTTccaaagagaatgaaaaaaatactaTTTGTAGAGTGTGTTTATcgaatataaaattattaatgtGCATAGGTTGACATTAGGCGTTCGCCTTCAAATCATATACATTATGTGTCGTCAATGAGTCACTTATCTTTCTTCGCCATGAAACTCAAATGTCTAAAACTAGTTAACGTATTATCATTAAAAACATGATGCTTTTTGGGAGTCTAGGAGATTTAACTAATagaattattttattttatgaattatgaaattaCTAAACATGCAGGACTTGACATTAGCCATGTAGTTCAATTTATGGTTTTGTATCTTTTGTACTTTTTCAATGTGACACTCCtcttttttgttgtgaaatTTTAAATGTCTAAAACCATTCAACGTATCTCAGGGGCAATCTGTCACATGAAACATTCTTGAGAAATGCACGGAATAGTGAGGAAACTTTGCGAAAGGAAGCAATTGAAAGAACTGACCTTAGTCACCTTAAGGGTAATTCAAGGTTCATTTCAGTTGATACAGCACCTGGATCAATCTACCAGGTTGAGTCAACAGGTGCTGTTGTCAGTCTGAACTCAGCAGTTGGGCTTATCCATTTTTACTGCTCTCAGCTGCCAAGCGAtaggtatttttcttttttcacattaTGAAATAACTGTAAGTTGGAATTTGACATGTTTCATTGTGTCTCATTCTTATGGTACGACTATTTAACTTCCTAACTAGGTACTCGATTCTTCGTCCTGAGTTTATCATGGAACGCCATGAGAAACCTGGAGGTTCTACTGAATACTCGTGCAAGCTTCAACTTCCTTGCAATGCTCCATTTGAAAAGCTCGATGGTCCTCTATGTTGTTCGATGCGCCTTGCCCAACAGGCATGCTAATGTGATTCCTATAATGGGACTATTAATTTACTTTCTTCAGAACCACTTCTTAACATCTCTGGCCATTTCAGGCAGTTTGTTTGGCGGCTTGCAAGAAGCTCCATGAGATGGGAGCATTCACTGATATGCTTTTACCAGACAAGGGGAGCAGTGAGGAGGCAGAGAAGGTTGATCTGAATGAAGAAGAGGATCCACTTCCTGGAACTGCCAGGCACAGGGAGTTCTATCCTGAGGGTGTGGCAGAGATTCTACGGGTAAAGTTTGTCTTGTTGtttatttgttctttcttcttttatcctGGAGTGATATATGGTGTGTATGAGTGGATTATGCAGAGTGGGATGACAAATCTAAGGTCACATCCTGTTAGAATTTATCCTGTTATCAATGAAtttatctttttccttgttCATATGTTTTTGCTTGGATATATGTGGCTGCTTGAACCATATATGCTACTTTTCTGTTTGCATGGGTTTTTCTGCCAACTGGTAGACCTAACGGTGCCCAAATTCATGAATGATGTGTTACCATGTTAGCAGGTTGGTCATTGCAGTTAATAAGAGATCATAATAATTTGACCCTTCACTTAGTGATAATCTGGGGAGTCTGTTCTCAACATCTGGCCTGTTGGTAGTTTAGTATGATGCTAGAACTCTATAGcatttttttctgcaatttGCTTCTATTCACGTGTAGCTGTTTCTGGAAAACATTCACATGCTTGCATTCTTCATCATGTATTTATTGtctgttttctttctgatgTGATGTAGTGGCACTAAGTTGTCTTCTTGGATGATTTTTATTATGGCAGGGAGACTGGATTCTGATTGGAAGGGATGGTTGTAATGATTCGAACTTGGTTAAATTGTATAGGTATGCAATAAACTGTGTGAATACTGGGGCCTCAAAAGACTCGTTTGTGACACAAGTATCAGATTTTGCTGTACTGTTTGGTTCTGAGCTTGATGCAGAGGTATTGAATCTAATAATCTGTCTAAGCTACACAAAAGAAGCATCTAGCATGGAATTTACTCACAAGGTCTATTTTTTTAGGTCTTCTCAATGACGATGGATCTCTTCATTGCTCGAACCATGGTGTCAAACGTTTCTCTTGTCTTCCAGGGTCCCATAGAGATAACAGAACGAGAGGTATGTTGGTCTTCTATACTTGTTTAATGTAGATATGGGACCACTAGCACCTGTATATATGGAGATAATCATTGATAATATCTACAATTTCGTTTTTACAGCTGGTTTCACTGAAGAGCTTCCATGTAAGGTTGATGAGTATTGTGCTGGATATAGATGTTGAACCCTCAACAACTCCTTGGGATCCTTCAAAAGCATATTTATTTGTACCAGTTGTTCAACAGCATCTTCATCTGATGGAAGAACTTGACTGGGATCTTGTTTATAAGATAATTGACACAGATGCCTGGAAAAATCCCCTTCAGAGGGCTCGCCCAGATGTTTATTTGGGTACAAATGAAAGAACTCTGGGCGGGGACCGAAGAGAATATGGATTTGGGAAATTACGGTATGGTATGGCAtttgggcagaaatcacatccTACTTATGGGATTAGAGGTGCAATTGCACAATTTGATGTTGTAAAAGCTTCTAAATTGGTTCCCACTCGCGATATCTTTGAAAGCGAGTTGAATGGAGTTCCACCACATGGGAAATTGGTCATGGCAGATTCTATCATTGATGCAAGTGATTTAGTGGGAAGAATTGTGACTGCTGCACACTCTGGCAAGAGGTTTTACATTGATTCTGTGCGTTTTGACATGAACGCAGAAAATTCATTCCCCAGGAAGGAGGGCTACTTGGGCCCACTGGAGTACAGTTCCTATGCTGAATACTATAAGCAGAAGTGAGAATCTAACTTGTCGATTTTGTAATTGGACAGTACtgtatatttttcattcattcCCAGAGATGAGTGACCAGTGCACCAGGCAGTTGAGCAGAAAGAAGCTAGAAGTCAGATCTTTGCATCAAAGATTTATGTATCTACTTTTGCTGTGAATTTTCTGGTATACAATTAGCTTGTAACCCAGGAATTTCACAACCAGAGTAGATTCTGGTTTTTGACTTGATACAAAATCTTCTGCTTCTTCATGCACAACAATGTTTTGGTGCACTATGGTTACTCATTTCTTGTACATGACTTTTACAGGTACGGGGTGCAATTATTGTGCAAGAAGCAACCTCTCATAAGAGGACGAGGTGTATCATACTGCAAGAATCTTCTCTCTCCGAGATTCGAGTCATCAGAAGGTAATCCAATTtatctgttttttattttttacatttacgTAATAATAATGAGTTTTAAATACTCATACGACCAAGTTGATGGTGCAGCTGCGGCTGGAGAGGCTGAAGACATGCTAGATAAGACATACTATGTGATGCTACCTCCTGAACTCTGTTTGGTTCACCCTCTGCCAGGATCTCTTGTTCGAGGTGCCCAACGATTACCTTCAATAATGAGGAGAATAGAGAGCATGCTACTTGCGATCCAATTAAAGGGTTTGATTGGATATCCCATTCCTGCTTCTAAGGTATTCCACTTTTGGATTTTGGTTCTCCTCTCTGTTGGATAATGTCATTGTGAAATTTGCTACCTGATTCACAGATCCTGGAGGCACTTACTGCAGCTTCATGTCAAGAGACTTTCTGCTATGAAAGGGCTGAGCTCTTAGGAGATGCTTATCTTAAATGGGTAGTcagtaaatttctttttctcaagtACCCTCAGAAACATGAAGGGCAGCTAACTAGAATGAGGCAACAGATGGTGAGCAATATGGTACTGTATCAGTATGCATTGGGCAAAGGGCTGCAATCATACATTCAAGCAGACCGCTTTGCCCCATCTAGATGGGCTGCACCTGGGGTACTGCCTGTTTTTGATGAAGATACCAGAGAAGTATCGTCATCCTTGTTTGGCCCAGAATGCTCTGATGCAGAAAAGGAACCATCAGAGAGTTCATATAGTGATGGTTTTGAGGATGATGCAATGGAAGATGGTGAAATAGAGAGTGATTCAAGCTGTTACAGAGTACTATCTAGCAAGACATTAGCTGACGTAGTGGAAGCATTGATTGGTGTTTACTATGTTGAAGGGGGAAAGAAGGCAGCTAACCACTTCATGAGTTGGATTGGTATCCCTGTGGACTTCAGTCCACAGGAAATACCTCCCCACTGTACAGTTCCTGACAGTATCATGAGGAGTGTGGACTTTGATGCATTGGAAAATGCACTCAGCATAAAGTTCGAAAACAAAGGATTGTTGGTGGAAGCGATTACTCATGCTTCACGTCCTTCATCTGGCGTCTCTTGTTACCAGCGTCTGGAATTTGTTGGGGATGCTGTTTTAGATCATCTGATAACACGTCATCTTTTTTTTGCGTATACGGATCTTCCACCGGGTCGTTTAACTGATCTACGAGCTGCAGCTGTAAACAATGAGAACTTTGCTAGGGTTGCTGTGAAGCATAAGCTACATGTACATCTTCGTCATGGATCAAGTGCACTGGAAACACAGGTTGGTTAATGTTGAAGTtaacaaaaagtaaaatttttctGGACTGCCTTTGAGTGTGTTTTGCATATTGTTGGTGTCTTATTGAATTAGGCTTCCCTTTTTCATGTGTAGATCCGTGAATTTGTGAAGGATGTCCAAGATGAGCTTAGTAAACCAGGGTTTAATTCCTTTGGTATTGGAGATTGCAAAGCACCAAAAGTACTTGGTGATATTGTGGAATCTATTGCTGGTGCAATTTTCCTGGATAATAACCTTAATACTACTATTGTTTGGAAGGTAAAATCAAAGTCTACACTTATGCTTTTGGTTTTGGTTATGTTTGCTGACATGTTACCTTTGTACCTGAAGGTATTTCAACCATTATTAAATCCAATGGTGACACCAGAAACACTTCCCATGCATCCAGTTCGCGAACTTCAAGAACGCTGTCAGCAGCAGGCAGAGGGTCTGGAGTACAAGGCTATACGAACTGGTAATATAGCTACCGTTCAGGTCTTCATAGATGGGATTCAAATTGGCGTTGCTCAGAATCCGCAAAAGAAAATGGCACAGAAGTTGGCAGCAAGAAATGCACTTGTTGTTCTGAAAGAGAAGGAGGCGGAGTCCAAGGAAAAGTATGCAGAAgatgggaagaagaaaaatggtgTCCAGACGTTCACCAGACAAACTCTCAACGATATCTGTCTAAGGAGACAGTGGCCTATGCCTCAATATAGGTTAGCCTTTAGATGTTAAATCTGGAATACCATTTATGTGTGGTTATTTGTCTTCTTGCCAGCTGTTTTTATTTGCTGCATGATGTTCAAACTTagtctttgtttctctctctctctgtctctctcgaaAAGTTCCTCATTGTCACACATTTCTCTGAAAGTACAGGTGCGTCAATGAAGGTGGCCCAGCCCATGCAAAGCGGTTTACTTATTCTGTGCGTGTGAATACAACAGATCGAGGTTGGACTGATGACTGTGTTGGGGAGCCAATGCCCAGTGTGAAGAAGGCAAAGGACTCCGCTGCAGTGATTTTGTTAGAACTTCTAAACAGATGGTATGGTACATGATGGGTTATTCCTGATTATTTTAGGTGATTAATGGAATTGAAATTAGGAGGCAGTAGGTCTGGAGTTTTTTCTTGCCTGCCCATGATCTGCCTTATCATAATTTAATTCACAGTTACAGGACgagtgttttttttcttgtacaa encodes the following:
- the LOC116261814 gene encoding endoribonuclease Dicer homolog 1 isoform X2; the encoded protein is MLVITVVKWAKIFGMHEGGNVSLSQNRHSIVRMEAIHLLILDECHHAVKKHPYSLVMSEFYHTTPKEKRPAVFGMTASPVNLKGVSSQEDCAIKIRNLESKLDSIVCTIKDRKELEKHVPMPLEVVVKYDKAAVLWSLHEKIKQMEVAVEKAALASSKRSKWQFMGARDAGSKEELRLVYGVSERTESDGAANLIQKLRAINYSLGELGQWCAYKVAQSFLTALQSDERANYQLDFKFQESYLKDVVALLQCQLSEGAVPDRDQNNINTSRESVQENGNNEIEEGELPDSYAVSGGEHVDVIIGAAVADGQVTPKVQSLIKILLKYQHTEDFRAIIFVERVVAALVLPKVFAELPSLNFIKCASLIGHNNNQEMRTCQMQETIAKFRDGRVTLLVATSVAEEGLDIRQCNVVIRFDLAKTVLAYIQSRGRARKPGSDYILMLERGNLSHETFLRNARNSEETLRKEAIERTDLSHLKGNSRFISVDTAPGSIYQVESTGAVVSLNSAVGLIHFYCSQLPSDRYSILRPEFIMERHEKPGGSTEYSCKLQLPCNAPFEKLDGPLCCSMRLAQQAVCLAACKKLHEMGAFTDMLLPDKGSSEEAEKVDLNEEEDPLPGTARHREFYPEGVAEILRGDWILIGRDGCNDSNLVKLYRYAINCVNTGASKDSFVTQVSDFAVLFGSELDAEVFSMTMDLFIARTMVSNVSLVFQGPIEITERELVSLKSFHVRLMSIVLDIDVEPSTTPWDPSKAYLFVPVVQQHLHLMEELDWDLVYKIIDTDAWKNPLQRARPDVYLGTNERTLGGDRREYGFGKLRYGMAFGQKSHPTYGIRGAIAQFDVVKASKLVPTRDIFESELNGVPPHGKLVMADSIIDASDLVGRIVTAAHSGKRFYIDSVRFDMNAENSFPRKEGYLGPLEYSSYAEYYKQKYGVQLLCKKQPLIRGRGVSYCKNLLSPRFESSEAAAGEAEDMLDKTYYVMLPPELCLVHPLPGSLVRGAQRLPSIMRRIESMLLAIQLKGLIGYPIPASKILEALTAASCQETFCYERAELLGDAYLKWVVSKFLFLKYPQKHEGQLTRMRQQMVSNMVLYQYALGKGLQSYIQADRFAPSRWAAPGVLPVFDEDTREVSSSLFGPECSDAEKEPSESSYSDGFEDDAMEDGEIESDSSCYRVLSSKTLADVVEALIGVYYVEGGKKAANHFMSWIGIPVDFSPQEIPPHCTVPDSIMRSVDFDALENALSIKFENKGLLVEAITHASRPSSGVSCYQRLEFVGDAVLDHLITRHLFFAYTDLPPGRLTDLRAAAVNNENFARVAVKHKLHVHLRHGSSALETQIREFVKDVQDELSKPGFNSFGIGDCKAPKVLGDIVESIAGAIFLDNNLNTTIVWKVFQPLLNPMVTPETLPMHPVRELQERCQQQAEGLEYKAIRTGNIATVQVFIDGIQIGVAQNPQKKMAQKLAARNALVVLKEKEAESKEKYAEDGKKKNGVQTFTRQTLNDICLRRQWPMPQYRCVNEGGPAHAKRFTYSVRVNTTDRGWTDDCVGEPMPSVKKAKDSAAVILLELLNRWYGT
- the LOC116261814 gene encoding endoribonuclease Dicer homolog 1 isoform X1; protein product: MDALGGGGGGGDSSSVVVPSSTLPEQMEFEQSIAGGPNPETEARSSYWLDACDDISDFIDMLPDFEPGKIPGDGDYGPVENSFFGGIDSFLESMHGGKLVRAGVEAEMTAEGKVAGSSAANDSAGLFVEELAEVRQVDAVPSPPRAAGSRVREEENGERYWPCSRTDGRSREGNYRRRDREYEENGGKKRRLSDSGSDRRACLGGRYGGSRERERSCRRRERDWENWEWKDRDRDRSKRGRDGGDRRERERRGGGYWERDRSGKVVYRQGDWQVDCERESSKAHEKQDSPDNGKSSVEKKPDVKKEKPAEERARQYQLEVLEQAKTKNTIAFLETGAGKTLIAVLLIKSKYIEMFKENRKMLAIFLVPKVPLVYQQAEVIREGTGYNVGHYCGEMGQDFWDARRWQREFESKQVLVMTAQILLNILRHSIVRMEAIHLLILDECHHAVKKHPYSLVMSEFYHTTPKEKRPAVFGMTASPVNLKGVSSQEDCAIKIRNLESKLDSIVCTIKDRKELEKHVPMPLEVVVKYDKAAVLWSLHEKIKQMEVAVEKAALASSKRSKWQFMGARDAGSKEELRLVYGVSERTESDGAANLIQKLRAINYSLGELGQWCAYKVAQSFLTALQSDERANYQLDFKFQESYLKDVVALLQCQLSEGAVPDRDQNNINTSRESVQENGNNEIEEGELPDSYAVSGGEHVDVIIGAAVADGQVTPKVQSLIKILLKYQHTEDFRAIIFVERVVAALVLPKVFAELPSLNFIKCASLIGHNNNQEMRTCQMQETIAKFRDGRVTLLVATSVAEEGLDIRQCNVVIRFDLAKTVLAYIQSRGRARKPGSDYILMLERGNLSHETFLRNARNSEETLRKEAIERTDLSHLKGNSRFISVDTAPGSIYQVESTGAVVSLNSAVGLIHFYCSQLPSDRYSILRPEFIMERHEKPGGSTEYSCKLQLPCNAPFEKLDGPLCCSMRLAQQAVCLAACKKLHEMGAFTDMLLPDKGSSEEAEKVDLNEEEDPLPGTARHREFYPEGVAEILRGDWILIGRDGCNDSNLVKLYRYAINCVNTGASKDSFVTQVSDFAVLFGSELDAEVFSMTMDLFIARTMVSNVSLVFQGPIEITERELVSLKSFHVRLMSIVLDIDVEPSTTPWDPSKAYLFVPVVQQHLHLMEELDWDLVYKIIDTDAWKNPLQRARPDVYLGTNERTLGGDRREYGFGKLRYGMAFGQKSHPTYGIRGAIAQFDVVKASKLVPTRDIFESELNGVPPHGKLVMADSIIDASDLVGRIVTAAHSGKRFYIDSVRFDMNAENSFPRKEGYLGPLEYSSYAEYYKQKYGVQLLCKKQPLIRGRGVSYCKNLLSPRFESSEAAAGEAEDMLDKTYYVMLPPELCLVHPLPGSLVRGAQRLPSIMRRIESMLLAIQLKGLIGYPIPASKILEALTAASCQETFCYERAELLGDAYLKWVVSKFLFLKYPQKHEGQLTRMRQQMVSNMVLYQYALGKGLQSYIQADRFAPSRWAAPGVLPVFDEDTREVSSSLFGPECSDAEKEPSESSYSDGFEDDAMEDGEIESDSSCYRVLSSKTLADVVEALIGVYYVEGGKKAANHFMSWIGIPVDFSPQEIPPHCTVPDSIMRSVDFDALENALSIKFENKGLLVEAITHASRPSSGVSCYQRLEFVGDAVLDHLITRHLFFAYTDLPPGRLTDLRAAAVNNENFARVAVKHKLHVHLRHGSSALETQIREFVKDVQDELSKPGFNSFGIGDCKAPKVLGDIVESIAGAIFLDNNLNTTIVWKVFQPLLNPMVTPETLPMHPVRELQERCQQQAEGLEYKAIRTGNIATVQVFIDGIQIGVAQNPQKKMAQKLAARNALVVLKEKEAESKEKYAEDGKKKNGVQTFTRQTLNDICLRRQWPMPQYRCVNEGGPAHAKRFTYSVRVNTTDRGWTDDCVGEPMPSVKKAKDSAAVILLELLNRWYGT